One region of Bacteroidota bacterium genomic DNA includes:
- a CDS encoding DMT family transporter produces the protein MEFSGIIFALLATISWSFCIFPFTQAARRLGSNPLNHFRLLLATLTIGATSLIVAPQAFINMFTSDYLPAWLWLGLSGIIGLTVGDYFGFGMYAILGPRLGSVLTTFAPAAALLLGSVLVGEHISLIGIIGMAITIIGVITISLGKSEREQIPDHGHGSTTKGVIFGILAATCQGAGLVLAKKGMIAENVTQHQMLPLHATFIRLMIGTASLFLLTFIQGKLGAMYLSIRTNPNKGIRYAIYGTFFGPVFGVTMALYSVSLIDASVAQTMFSLVPVFALFLSFFLHKERFTMKSLAGVFVAILGVIILIWREKLNELF, from the coding sequence ATGGAATTTTCTGGAATCATCTTCGCATTACTTGCGACAATCTCCTGGTCTTTTTGCATATTTCCGTTCACCCAGGCAGCACGACGGCTGGGTTCGAATCCGCTGAATCATTTCCGGCTTTTGCTTGCGACACTAACCATTGGTGCAACTTCATTGATTGTTGCTCCTCAGGCTTTCATAAACATGTTTACCTCCGATTATCTGCCAGCCTGGTTATGGCTTGGTTTATCCGGAATCATTGGACTAACGGTAGGTGACTATTTTGGATTTGGAATGTATGCTATTCTTGGCCCAAGGCTCGGAAGTGTGCTAACCACATTTGCACCCGCCGCGGCACTTTTACTTGGATCTGTACTCGTTGGAGAACACATTTCTTTGATTGGAATTATTGGCATGGCAATTACCATCATCGGAGTCATTACCATCAGTCTTGGCAAGAGTGAACGTGAGCAAATCCCTGATCATGGCCATGGCAGCACTACCAAAGGAGTTATCTTTGGAATCCTTGCGGCTACCTGTCAGGGAGCCGGACTTGTACTTGCAAAAAAAGGAATGATTGCTGAAAATGTTACGCAACACCAGATGCTGCCATTGCATGCTACGTTTATACGATTGATGATAGGAACTGCTTCTCTGTTTTTACTCACATTTATTCAGGGCAAACTTGGCGCGATGTATTTATCAATACGCACAAATCCTAACAAAGGAATCAGGTATGCCATTTATGGTACTTTTTTCGGTCCAGTATTTGGCGTGACCATGGCTTTGTATTCAGTTTCTCTCATTGACGCTTCAGTCGCTCAAACCATGTTTTCACTCGTTCCGGTGTTTGCTTTGTTCCTGAGTTTTTTCCTTCATAAAGAACGCTTCACCATGAAATCTCTTGCAGGGGTTTTTGTAGCCATTCTTGGTGTAATAATTCTCATTTGGCGGGAAAAATTAAATGAATTATTTTAG
- a CDS encoding YggS family pyridoxal phosphate-dependent enzyme, with protein MNFNKENVDCIRKELEPYQAKLVAVSKTKPTESIRELYDYGQRAFGENYVQELLEKRNDLPADLEWHFIGHLQSNKVKLISPFVSLIHGVDSLKLLIEINKQAAKENRIQDCLLQIFIATEETKFGLSFDEAREILNSPSLQSLNNLKIKGFMGMASFSDDEQKVRKEFRSLRTFFEEQKSVNNAPCISLDILSMGMTGDYLLALEEGSTMVRIGSAIFGERTVS; from the coding sequence GTGAATTTCAACAAAGAAAATGTTGACTGTATCCGCAAGGAACTTGAGCCTTACCAGGCCAAATTGGTAGCAGTTAGTAAGACCAAACCGACGGAGAGTATTCGTGAATTGTATGATTATGGTCAACGTGCTTTCGGCGAAAATTATGTCCAGGAATTGTTGGAAAAGCGAAATGATCTCCCTGCAGATCTGGAATGGCATTTCATTGGACATTTACAAAGCAATAAAGTAAAACTCATCTCCCCTTTTGTTTCCCTGATTCATGGTGTTGATAGTCTTAAACTGTTGATAGAAATCAACAAACAAGCTGCAAAGGAAAACCGGATCCAAGATTGCCTGTTACAAATTTTTATCGCCACTGAAGAAACCAAGTTTGGTTTATCCTTTGATGAAGCCAGAGAAATTCTGAATTCACCTTCGCTACAATCCCTGAATAACCTGAAGATAAAAGGCTTTATGGGAATGGCCTCATTCTCCGATGATGAACAAAAAGTTCGAAAAGAGTTTCGTTCACTTCGAACATTCTTTGAAGAACAAAAATCAGTAAACAATGCACCGTGCATTTCATTAGATATTTTATCAATGGGAATGACCGGTGATTATCTCCTGGCTCTCGAGGAAGGGAGTACCATGGTTCGAATTGGTTCCGCGATATTTGGCGAAAGGACTGTTTCATAG
- a CDS encoding glutathione peroxidase: MKDLSGNEVDFQQFKGKKLLIVNTASHCGYTPQYDELEKLSKEYKDKITVVGFPCNDFAGQEPGSATEIESFCKKNYGVTFQLFEKIHVKGKYQSPLYKWLTDKSQNGWNEQQPTWNFCKYLISENGELLAFFPSRVSPMDERILSKLK, from the coding sequence ATGAAGGACTTAAGTGGAAATGAGGTTGATTTTCAGCAATTCAAGGGAAAAAAGCTATTGATTGTAAATACTGCAAGCCACTGTGGTTACACTCCTCAATACGATGAACTCGAAAAGCTCAGTAAAGAATACAAAGACAAGATCACTGTTGTGGGATTTCCTTGCAATGATTTTGCAGGACAGGAACCGGGAAGCGCTACAGAAATCGAAAGTTTTTGTAAGAAAAATTATGGAGTAACTTTTCAATTATTTGAGAAGATCCATGTGAAGGGAAAATATCAGTCACCTTTATACAAATGGTTAACAGATAAATCTCAAAATGGCTGGAATGAACAGCAACCGACATGGAATTTTTGCAAATATCTGATCAGCGAAAATGGGGAATTACTTGCCTTTTTTCCATCACGTGTTTCACCAATGGATGAAAGAATTTTATCCAAATTGAAATGA
- a CDS encoding ABC transporter ATP-binding protein, whose product MKSDTSIANSMESIIAVRDLSKDYGSFKAVDNLNLDVFYGDVFGFLGPNGAGKSTTIRMLLSLISPSQGSIKIFGKELNHHRNHILSKIGCIVEKPDFYKYMSAEKNLEYFAALSGVKPSKSKVAEMLELVGLKGREKDKVKGYSHGMKQRLGIAQTLIHDPDLIVLDEPTTGLDPQGIIDIRNLILHLQKDLKKTVFLSSHILSEIELIASRMIIINKGKTIVQGDVKSLLSSEDLIVSIGVNTPEEAKQVLIESKWKEYFIEEKEGLLILHLSESMVPEINKHLCEKGIGVKSIESKRKLEDYFLKLTSN is encoded by the coding sequence ATGAAGTCTGATACTAGCATTGCAAATTCAATGGAATCAATTATTGCCGTTCGTGATCTAAGTAAAGATTACGGATCATTTAAAGCGGTTGATAATTTGAATCTGGATGTTTTTTATGGTGATGTTTTTGGTTTTCTTGGTCCTAATGGCGCCGGAAAAAGCACCACCATCCGCATGTTGTTATCGTTGATTAGTCCGTCACAGGGAAGTATCAAAATATTCGGAAAGGAATTAAATCATCATCGTAACCATATTCTTTCCAAAATCGGATGCATAGTTGAAAAGCCTGACTTTTATAAATACATGTCAGCGGAAAAGAACCTGGAATATTTCGCCGCGCTTTCTGGTGTTAAACCATCGAAATCAAAAGTGGCAGAAATGCTCGAGCTGGTTGGATTGAAGGGAAGGGAAAAGGACAAAGTAAAAGGTTACTCCCATGGAATGAAACAACGATTGGGAATCGCTCAAACATTAATTCATGACCCTGATCTGATCGTTTTGGATGAACCGACTACCGGACTGGATCCACAAGGAATTATCGACATACGAAACCTGATTTTGCATTTGCAAAAGGATTTGAAAAAGACTGTGTTTTTATCATCACATATCTTATCAGAAATAGAACTTATTGCTTCACGAATGATTATCATCAACAAAGGCAAGACCATTGTTCAGGGAGATGTAAAATCTCTGCTGAGCAGTGAAGACCTCATTGTATCAATTGGAGTAAATACACCAGAAGAAGCAAAGCAAGTTCTGATTGAATCGAAATGGAAGGAATATTTTATCGAGGAAAAGGAAGGCTTGCTTATTCTTCATTTAAGTGAATCCATGGTTCCGGAAATCAATAAACATTTATGCGAAAAAGGAATAGGAGTGAAGTCGATTGAATCAAAAAGAAAGCTTGAAGATTATTTCCTGAAACTGACTTCAAATTGA
- a CDS encoding ABC transporter permease subunit — MFLRLTWLEIQKIAIRPRSYIGFVAITMVIFLIQLAMWIDGTSYIGFVTQNIEQTFLFEGKILNGNLICFIILQTLIIQIPLLIALVTGDLISGEAATGTIRLLLTRPVNRTTILLSKFFAGSLYTLLMLIWLGILALFLSLVVFGPGDLIVLKTDEVIILQSGDVLWRFLTALTLAFLALTLVGALSLMLSCFTENSIGPIIITMAIIILFTIVGTMEVPLFDKVKPFLFTTHMIVWRNLFEDPLPMEQIRTSIYALIAHIAVFLGVSIVYFKRKDILS; from the coding sequence ATGTTTTTAAGACTTACCTGGCTTGAAATACAAAAAATCGCGATTCGCCCTCGAAGCTATATTGGTTTTGTGGCAATCACGATGGTGATTTTTCTTATTCAGCTTGCAATGTGGATAGATGGAACTTCCTACATTGGATTTGTAACCCAAAACATCGAACAGACATTTTTATTTGAAGGGAAAATTTTAAATGGAAATCTGATCTGTTTTATTATTCTCCAGACACTCATTATTCAGATTCCCTTATTGATCGCTCTGGTAACCGGTGATTTAATCAGTGGAGAAGCGGCGACCGGAACCATTCGATTATTACTTACACGTCCGGTTAACAGGACAACCATACTTCTCTCGAAATTTTTTGCCGGTTCTTTATACACCTTACTGATGCTGATCTGGCTTGGAATCCTGGCTTTGTTTCTCAGCCTTGTAGTATTCGGTCCGGGGGATCTCATCGTATTGAAAACAGATGAAGTAATCATCCTTCAGTCTGGAGATGTATTGTGGAGATTCCTCACGGCTTTGACTTTAGCATTTCTTGCGCTTACATTAGTCGGAGCGCTTTCATTGATGTTGTCGTGTTTCACAGAAAATTCTATCGGACCCATCATCATCACGATGGCGATCATTATATTGTTTACAATTGTCGGTACCATGGAAGTCCCTCTTTTTGATAAAGTAAAACCATTTTTATTCACCACTCACATGATCGTCTGGCGAAATTTGTTTGAAGACCCTTTACCCATGGAGCAAATCAGAACTTCCATTTATGCTTTAATAGCTCACATAGCGGTTTTCTTAGGTGTTTCCATTGTGTATTTTAAACGAAAGGATATTCTTTCATGA
- a CDS encoding DUF1569 domain-containing protein, protein MNDIDYREISSRIEKVDSTSKAFWGKMNAAQMICHATDILREATGTRLTKDMSNFFSRTFIKWLSLYILPWPKGKLPTSPYYDAEKKGTSPSDLKNDKDVLLKMLSNMRSMPSLSPHPFFGKLSNKEWGRATYLHLDHHLKQFGC, encoded by the coding sequence ATGAACGATATCGACTATCGCGAAATCTCTTCAAGGATAGAAAAAGTCGACTCAACAAGTAAAGCATTTTGGGGAAAAATGAATGCCGCTCAGATGATTTGTCACGCAACAGATATCCTGAGAGAAGCCACCGGAACCAGGCTAACGAAAGACATGAGTAATTTTTTCAGCCGGACATTTATAAAATGGTTATCACTTTACATTCTTCCGTGGCCGAAAGGAAAATTGCCAACCAGTCCGTATTATGATGCAGAAAAGAAAGGAACCAGTCCATCTGATCTTAAAAACGACAAAGATGTATTGCTGAAAATGCTCAGCAACATGAGATCCATGCCGAGTTTATCTCCTCATCCTTTCTTCGGGAAATTATCCAATAAAGAATGGGGAAGAGCAACTTATCTCCACCTCGATCATCATTTGAAACAATTTGGTTGTTGA
- a CDS encoding DUF1015 domain-containing protein, with product MAILKPFKGIRPKKEFVAKIASKPYDVLNEKEARKEAEGNPLSFYHVIKPEIDFPDDFDHYAPEIYKKGKENFDKLFKDGIYFQDAQECYYIYAQTMNGRTQYGIVGGASVDDYVNDVIKKHELTRPDKEEDRKNHVRVSSLNYEPVFFAFRHVAALDALVNEIIKAEPEYNFVTEDGIGHQFWVVSDKNRIDRITNYFAAIPKTYVADGHHRTAAAALVGKERRENNPNHTGKEEYNFFLAVHFPDNQLAILDYNRVVKDLNGLTQDQFKNAISKSFDIEEKSSTAYRPEHLHEFGMYLGKQWYKLTAKKGTFDDNDPIGVLDVTILSKQILEPILNIKDLRTDKRIDFVGGLRGLGELEKRVNSGEMEVAFSMYPVSMKQLIDIADGGLTMPPKVTWFEPKLRSGLILHSLND from the coding sequence ATGGCAATACTTAAACCCTTCAAAGGAATCCGACCAAAAAAAGAATTTGTAGCGAAGATCGCTTCCAAACCTTATGATGTGCTCAACGAAAAGGAAGCCAGAAAAGAAGCGGAAGGAAATCCTTTGTCTTTCTATCACGTCATCAAACCTGAGATCGATTTTCCGGATGATTTTGATCACTATGCGCCTGAAATCTACAAGAAAGGAAAAGAGAATTTCGACAAATTATTCAAAGACGGAATTTATTTTCAGGATGCGCAGGAATGCTATTACATCTATGCCCAAACAATGAACGGGCGAACTCAGTATGGTATTGTCGGAGGTGCTTCTGTCGACGATTATGTGAATGATGTGATCAAAAAACATGAGCTTACGCGTCCTGATAAAGAAGAAGACCGTAAAAACCATGTGCGTGTAAGCAGTCTCAATTACGAACCGGTATTTTTTGCTTTCCGTCATGTAGCGGCTCTTGACGCGCTGGTGAATGAAATCATCAAAGCTGAACCTGAGTATAATTTTGTTACAGAAGATGGCATCGGTCATCAGTTCTGGGTTGTGAGTGACAAAAACAGAATTGATCGCATCACAAATTATTTTGCCGCGATACCTAAGACTTACGTAGCGGATGGACATCACCGTACCGCGGCTGCAGCTCTGGTTGGAAAAGAAAGAAGAGAAAATAATCCAAATCATACCGGAAAAGAAGAATACAATTTCTTCCTTGCGGTTCACTTCCCCGACAATCAATTGGCTATCCTGGATTACAACAGAGTTGTAAAAGACCTGAATGGTTTGACTCAGGACCAATTTAAAAACGCGATCAGTAAGAGTTTTGATATAGAAGAAAAAAGTTCAACAGCATACAGACCTGAACACCTTCATGAATTCGGTATGTATTTAGGTAAGCAATGGTATAAGCTAACTGCTAAAAAAGGAACATTTGACGATAATGATCCGATTGGTGTTTTGGATGTAACCATTCTTTCCAAACAAATCCTCGAACCAATTCTGAATATCAAAGACCTCAGAACAGATAAAAGAATTGATTTTGTAGGTGGATTAAGAGGATTAGGAGAACTTGAAAAACGCGTCAACTCCGGCGAAATGGAAGTAGCTTTTTCAATGTATCCTGTTTCAATGAAGCAACTGATTGACATCGCTGACGGAGGATTAACCATGCCTCCAAAAGTAACCTGGTTCGAACCTAAATTAAGAAGCGGATTAATTTTGCATTCCTTAAACGACTAA